The Candidatus Bathyarchaeia archaeon genome includes the window AGTTGCAAGTTCCTGTTGAGCATGGAGGATTTCGGGGTCAGTGACGGTTTCTGCTGTTCCCTTCGACTCCTTTATGGCCTTGAGGACTTTTGGCCAGTTTACGGGGGATCCAATTCTGATTGCTGTTGCGATTGTTTGTGGATTGTGAACTGGACGGATCTTGTTCTCCCGGTTTTTCACGGCATGCGCAATTGGTGCCGCTTTTTCCGCTTGAACTCCAACCATTCTCGGCCTTGTCCGGGTGATCGATAATTGTTGAAATTCGGTGAAACCCTTCCATGCCGCACTGATGTTGCCACCGTTTCCAACTGGCAGTATCACCGTGTCCGGGGTTTTCGAGAGAAGCTGGTCAGAAATCTCGAAGGCGAGTGTTTTTTGTCCTTCGAGTCTATAGGGGTTGATGGAGTTCATCAGGTAGAGTTCTTTTTTCCGATTTGCTAGCTCTAACGCTGTTTGGAGGGCCTGATCAAAGTCTCCGTTTACCTGAATGATCTTTGCTCCGTGCATGGTTACCTGGAGCATCTTGCCCCCGGCGACCTTTCCCTTCGGGACGATCACTATGCATTCCATCCCAGCTCGTGCTGAGTAAGCTGATAGAGAGGCCGCAGTGTTTCCAGTAGAAGCGCAGAGAACTTTCTTCTTCCCGAGCTCTTTCGCTTTCGATATTGCAACTGTCATTCCTCGGTCTTTGAAGGAGCCAGTCGGGTTTTCTCCTTCATTCTTGATGTAGAGTTTCTTTAGCCCAAGCTTGCGTCCGAGGCGTTGACACCAATGAAGACCTGTTCCTCCTTCAGCTAGGCTAATGATGGAATCTTCTTTCTCGATCGGCAGAAGCTCTCTGTATTTCCAAACTGAGAGTTGTCGAGTATCCCAAGATGGTTTTCTCTTGCCTGCGAGGTCGAACTTCACCTCTAAGAGCCCGCCACAGTTCTTGCATCGGAAGCCGGTTTCACTCGCGGGAGAGTCTTTCTGACATTCGGAGCATTGAAGCTTGTAACGCCACAATCGGATTAATCGCTCCTGATGATGCGGGCTTTGCCAGCGGATCTTGTTACAAATAACGTGGATTCAACATGGTGCCTCGAGAATTCTTTCACCATGACTCTTCCGATTTTTCTTGGGTCCTGCTTTGTCTTGTCGACGAATGCCACTACGCTAGGCCCCGCGCCGCTGATCGCTACTCCACTTGCGCGCGCGGTAAGTGCGGCTTTCTTCACCATCTTGTAGCCTGGAACGAGTCTCTCTCTGTGGGGTTCTGCGATCGCGTCTTCCATTCCGCTACCGATCAGATCTATATCGCCTTTGGCGAATCCGAGGGCGATGGCTGATGCTCGTCCAATGTTGAGGATCGCCTCCTTGACCTTGATCTTCTCGGGAACAAGTTTCCTTGCAAGGCCTGTCTTGTTCTTCGGGATCCGAGTTTTCGGCGAGACGACTACGATGGAGAGTTTGGTTGGTGGTTTCACTGAGACGGTTCTGAGAGGATTCCCATACGAGATTACGAATCCTCCTAGAAGTGATGCGCCGACATTGTCGGCGTGAGCTGATCCTGAAGCTGCGGCTTCTCCGAGACTGGCAATCCTAACCAGTTCGTCGTTGGAAAGGTCTAGCTGCAGCAGATGGTTCATTGCTTTGGCGCAAGCTGCGGCTGTAGCGCCGCTGCTGCCAAGACCCAGACCGGGTGGAATGTTCTTCTCGATGGTTATCTCAACGCCCATTTCTGCTCCGCTCCTGTCGAGTAATGTTTGAGCAGGTGGACCGGCCGAATTCTTGTCTGGGGCTCTGGGCAGCTCTCTGCTGTGCGGTCCTCGGGCTTCGATTCTGACATTTCTGTCGCTTGTCGTCCGTATTTGTACTCGGTCCGCGAACTTGTCGAGTGCTAGCCCGAATACGTCGAAGCCCGCTCCAAGATTAGCGGTAGAACAGTACGCCTCGACCCTAACAGCCTTGCCAGGGATCAACGTTTCGATTTCCCGACCGAGCCTCAACTCTTCTTTCGATAATAACTGGTCTCGTACCAATGCCTCGATTCGGCCGACAGGGAAGACGACCCAAATCGCCCATTCTCAGCCCTGTTCTCGTTTCTGGGAAGCCTCGGTCTATTGTCCGGAGATTCGTTCGGGTTTGTCGCGATTTTTCCAACGCCATTTTAGCGTGGATTGTGCCCGGAATCGCTTGTCTTGCCCATTGTCAGTGCCAGACAGGAAACGATTTCTGGATAATAGGGGGTCTTAGCGATCTTGTCTCACGACGCAGGAGTGGCGGAGGCAACGCGCTGACGAGGGCTTGCGAGGAGTTTATTCGCGTATCATGGATAATAGACCATTTTCGTGACACATAATACTACGATTCTCCGCATCTCCTTCTTGTGGCGGAGATGCTTTTTCATGCATGCTCTCCACTTTCGGAGATTGTGTCCCCAGGAGCAATCTCGAGCTTGGTTTCTCGCTCAGGTTCAGATCATTTTGAAATCTGCTTGCGGAATGTCCGCTCGTAGTACTGCCCCTGAGCTCCCGTCTAAGAGGGCGTTGTAGCTTCGGCCCTTGTATTCGTAGGTGCTGAACCAGATCGGAGCGTGAAGATAGGTCGGCTTGTCGACTTTGAAATTGGTAGTAAAGGAAATTATCTGGTCAACCTCCTGTTTCGCCAAGAACTTCTGGTTCGTTTCGACCTCGTCCTTAGCGTGCTGAATCGCCTCTTCACTAGTCATCTCACTGTTGAGGAACTTCGCCCCGGAATCTATTCTCTTGAAATCGAAAGGAGTCTTCCCAGTATCTGGTACTGTATAGTCTCGGGTTGGAAACTGCGCTCCCTTGCGGCCAAGCACCAGCCAATCGTAATCCCGATCGATCATGCCCTTTCTAGGGGAAGGTGGCGAGATTCTCTCTAGCACTCCTTCGTAGCTGCTGGCCGCTTGCACTGGCACGAGCCAGAATGGAAGATATCTGAGCTCCAGTGTCAGGATCTTGCTCTTCTTTGCGAGATCGCCTGGTTTCATGAATCCCTCCCGCATCCAGTCTCGAAGAGCGTTCTCTATGCTAGCAGAGTTATTGTTGTTCAGTATGAGACTGTGTTCTAGCTGGAACGGTTCGTCGGCGCCGACAACGGCTGTGTAGCCGCAGTAGCGGCAGGTCGAGACGATCTCTCCGGGGTTGATGCTGAGAGGTGCACCGCAGTTTGTGCATTTTATCTCTGAAACGATCCCGGACATTGTTCTCTCTTCAATTGTTCTAGGATAGAATTAATGAGGGCCGAATTAAGCTCTCTAGACCAAGGAAGAAGAATTTGGCAGGACTCGGCGCTCTCAAACGCACGATGAGTTTCACGATAATTCTAGTCTTCGCCATATTTCTCGGGCTAATCCTGGTAATCTCCTCATTCTTCCTTGACCCGTTCACCGGACTAGTCCTTGGCCTAGTAGGCGCTCTCTTCATCATACTACTACAGTACCTGATAGGACCCGTGATCGTTCGTGCTACAAGCCGTTTGCACTATCTTGGTCCTGGTGAGAATCGGTGGCTTGAGTCAAAGGTAAGCCAGCTCGCCTCGAAAGCAGGCGTCCCGATCCCACGACTAGCCATCTCGCCTGACCCGACCCCTAACGCGTTCGTTTTCGGCCGCACGAGCAAAGGCGCTACACTCGCCGTCCACCAAGGTCTCCTTCAACGACTTGACGAGAACGAGATCGAAGGAGTCTTAGCTCACGAACTCGGTCATGTCAAGCACCGTGACTTTATCGTTGTAACAATGATCAGCGCAATTCCCCTTGTTGCTTACCTCATCGCACGTTCTGTCCTCTGGGGTGGAATCGCCAGCGGCTACAGCGGACGCAGCAACAAGAACAATAGCGCCGGAGTCTTGATTGTCGTCGCAGTCGTAGCCTACGCAGTCTACATTCTTACCACCCTACTGGCACTCCGTCTTACCCGTCTTAGAGAGAGCTACGCAGACGCGTATTCGGCCTTTCTAACCCAGCAGCCCAGAGAACTGGAAAGCGCTCTCACAAAGATTGCCTACGGTTTATCTCTCGCCCCCGGAGAACCGCACGGAGCCCGAGCTTTCTTCATCGAAGATCCCGCCCAAGCAAAGCAGGATGTTGCAAGCATCATGGACCAGAAATCGAAATATGATCTTGACAAGGATGGAGTCCTGAGCGAGCGAGAGCTAGAAGCGGCCATGGCACAAGAGGCCAAATCGAACTGGCGCAAAGCCGCCGAGCTGTTCATGACCCATCCGCCCACCTACAGGAGGATCCTTATGCTAAGAGAGATTGAACAGGACATGAACTCAGGAAACTTCCAGCAGAATAAAGCGTACGATCACGTCTGACAAGGAGCGGCCGACTCGCCCGATGATTACAATAGAACTATAAACCGGAACAACGGCCGATCCAACGAAGATCAAAGATGCTAAGGGTTCCATGGGCCCCACTGAATGGTGGAGTATTTCTCATAATATTCGGCACGGTCATGCTTCTCTCCATAGTCGGCGCGGGCGGTCTCAGCCTGTCCACGGGCATACCTTTGATCTTCCTGGCGTTCGGAGCCTGGCTCATTCTCGTCGCCTTCGTTGTGCATGGACCTGATGACCGATATGCTCCTCCCCGGTCGATGATCCTCGCTTGGGGCGGTATGGTCGCCTTCCTCGGTGCTGCATGGCTCGTCGCTACCTACAACTTACTTCTAGTCCCCGCCGTCATACTCGTCGTCATAATAGTTCTCGGAATTGGCGCTGTCGGCTACGCTTTGACCCGAGCTGAGAGTAGGAAAGCGCATCCTCCAGTCGCGTAGACCGTGTACGATTCCAAAGCCCGGTACGTTCGAAGCCTCTTCTCTAAGGTCCCACTAGAATACGACCTATTACTAGGACTGCTCAGTTTCGGCCAAGATAGAAGATGGCGCGCATTTGTTGTCGAACAGGCTGAACCTCAGTCCGACAGCGTTGTGCTGGATGTGGCAACAGGGACAGGACTTTTGGCAGCAGATTTTGCGAATTCTATCGCAAACAACGGCCTAGTCGTTGGTGTCGACTTGACCCTAACCATGCTTCAGACCGCAAAAGAAAGGTTGAGACGGAAAGGGCTGACCGAAAGAACCGACTGGGTACTGGCCCGCGCAGAGAATCTGCCCTTCAGAGACGATTCCTTCAGGTCTGCGTCGATCAGTCTTGCGCTCAGAAATGTATCAGACGCACGATTAACATTTAGAGAGATGGCCAGAGCAACCAGCCCGGGTGGAGTTGTAATCTCTCTCGACTTCGCCCGGCCGCCAAACCGAATATTCCGTTTATTCTACTATGATTATCTTCTAGGACTGTTTCCCATCTTCGGAAGAATAGTTTCAAAGGCTTGGGCGAGAACCCTGTCCTATCTTGGCCGCTCTATACTGAAGTCTCGAAGCGGAACTCAGATCGCGACTCTTATGATCGAGGAAGGCGTTCCAGATACTAAACTTGTTCCTCTAACACAAGGAATCGTTTACGCGGTCTATGGAAAGAAGCGATAGAAGGCAAAAGCCAAAGTGAATGGAATGGCAGAGCCGCGGCCGCGTCTTTGAATCTTACGACACCGCAATAACTTCTGAATCCCCAATTCGTTTTGGCTGTTTGGAATCAGAGGTGCGACCGAGACTCAACCAGGCTAGAATAGCAAGCGCCACGAACAGTGATGAGGTTGCATAGAAGTTCGTTGTAGGCTTTAGCGAATAGAGGGAACCTCCTATGTAAGATCCAAGTACAAACCCCAGGCTCTCTAGGGTCAGGTAGAACCCGAACTGGCCAGCTCTTGACGCTCCCTTCCGAATTATCGAAAGAATGGAGTAGGCTACAAGACTTGGTGCTCTTGCGCTTCCGATGAGGAAAACCAATGGAAACGCGAACAAGAGGTTTCTCGTAAGAAGGACCCCGACGAGGCCTATTGATGACAGAAGGAGCCCCAGAGCCATAGTCCCGCCGTTGCCTCTAGCATCCGCTCTCCTACCGAGGACAACGGCGAAAACGGCGGCTCCTAGGGACTGAAGCGCGCCTAGAAGCAGTATGATCGACGGGCCTAGACTGAGAGTGTCTTGGAAGTAGAGAGGGATGAATGGCGCGGTGACGCTCCAGGCTACAGCCGCTCCAGCTAGATAGAGAAGAAGAGACCCCTCTCGACGGGACCTAGGGAATTCGAGCAAACGGGAGCTAGCATCACTTTCTAGCGGAGGTTGTGGTTTCATCAGGAAGAGGACTATCGTCGAAACTGTGAAGAAAACGAACGTGAGAATGAAGATGCCTCGTATGGAGATCCAGTTGAGTAACAGGCTCCCGACCAAGGGTGAAAAGACGATTCCCAGTGGAGCTGACGCCCATGTTATGCCAAAGTTGGAGGCTGACTTGGCTTTGTCAGCGGATCCCGCGATGTAAGCGTTGAATGCTGGAATATTGAACCCTGATAATTGAAGTAAGATTATTCCGGGAATCACGTCAGTCCAGGTTCTCGCGAAATAGTAGATTAGTGGCTCTGGGATGCTCATTGCCCAGCCTATGATCAATATGGCTTTCAGTTCGTACTTGTTCGCGAGTATTCCTCCGGGAATCATGCTGAGAGCAAGGGCGAGGAACCCGATTGAGAATACGATGCCCACATCGTTGGGGGACGCTTGGAGATCTCGCAGGAACAACGGCCAGATGTAGTTGTAAAGGCCTAGTCCAAAGGTCCAGAGGAAAAGGGACAGAAACAGGAGCCGTAGGTCTCTAGGCAGGCTTTGGATTGAAGCTAGAAAATTCAGTCGGCTAGCTGAAAGCAAGACTCAGCGGCCTTTGCTCAGGGGCTCAGTGAAAGGTCGCAAAGATCTATCGTCAGGAGATTACGCCCGTTGCGATTAGTACCCCTGAGACGAAGAAGTACGAGCCGAAGGAGAGGAGGACGATGCCAGCGATGAGATCTAACGCCCATCTTGGAACCTGCATCAGGTAGTCGTAGGAGAACGCGCATACTACGATCAGGAGGATAAGGCTCGCTAGCGCGCCTATGAGGGTCCACTCGATGTTGAAGGCTCCGGCCGCTGCGAGAATAAGACTTGCTTCGAATCCCTCCGTCATTGTGATGCTGAAAACTGGTAGAGAGTTTCTGATCGAGAATGGTATCTGTCCTTTTCCTGTTGTGACGCCCCCGCTGTGGCTACGATCTTTTTCGACAACTTCCTCGCTCCATTTTTCCATCTTCGCCCTGAATGATTTGCCGCGGAAATAGTACTTGACGAATCCTCGCAGAAACCGATAGGAAAAGTAGAGAATGACGACACCAGGTATCAGGTTGATCAGAGCGTCGGAGATTGTCTTCAGCGCAAGAAAGGCTTGGTAGACGACTAGAAACGTGACGATGGATCCGAGGCCTCCAAGGATAACCCCGAGGAAGACGTTCCGCCTACCGATCTGCTTTATTGTTGCAAGAGAGAGGATCGCGACCTCACTCCCTTCTATTAGGAAGGCTTTGAAAGCTAGAAGGAATGATGCTATGATTACAACGTCTAGTCCGGCCATGTTTTCTCATCCGATCGCTCTATGGTGCTCTCTCTACGCCTTTCGAACTAGGGCGCGTTGATATCTCTAACGGTAGCTTATCCTACCTTCATCGTTTCGCAAAGTCGCAGTTGCCCAAAAAAAGCAGTCGACTATTGTTTGGGCTCTGCAGACGCGCTTTTCCCATCAGTTTTCCTGAAGCTTAGAGAGAGCGAGTTGACGCAATACCGCAACCCTGTCGGCTGGGGGCCGTCCTCGAAAACGTGGCCCAGATGACCGCCACACTGCTTGCAAAGTATCTCAACCCTATTCATGAAGAGGCTGCGGTCGGATTTCTCTTCGACGTTCTCCTTTGATGCAGCGGCCCAGAAGCTGGGCCACCCGGTTCCAGACTCAAACTTTGTATCGGATGAGAATAGTGGTGCTCCACATCCCGCGCAGACATACATTCCCCTCTCATTATTGTGGAGGTATTTTCCGGTAAAGGGCCGTTCGGTCGCCTTCTTTCTCAAAACCTGGTAGGTCTCGGTGTCGAGCTGCTTCTTCCATTCTTCTTCGGATTTTTTCATTACTATCTAGAGGGCTATTGCGGTAGATAATCCTAATCGCCCTCGGAATGATCTTTTGAAGTATCTAGAACCTATGGAACGCGTCTGGACATTCTTCCTACAAAGGGATTGGCTAGTTTTTCGTCGCCTATGCTTGTCTCCGGGCCGTGCCCCGGATAAACGATGGTATCGTCGGGCAGGGTCAACAGGCGCCCCGTTATTGAATGGACCAGGGTGTCGAGGTCTCCGCCTGGAAGATCAGTTCGTCCTATAGACCGGTTGAACAACGCGTCTCCGGTCATGACAAAGCCCTGACCAACTATGCTAATGCTTCCGGGAGAATGTCCGGGAGTGTGAATCAATTTTACCACGTCCCCGCCTATCGGCATGGAGTCTCCGTTCTTGAGAAATCGATCTACTTTGGGTGGCGGGGGGACGCTGAAACCCATGAACTGCAGGACCCGTGCCTGCATCGACTCTAGAATCTCAGCGTCTCCTCTGTGAATGGTGAAAGGGAGACGCAGCTCTTCTTTGATCTTGTTGACGCCGAGAACATGGTCAAAGTGTGCGTGTGTGGCTACTATCATTCGCGGTTTGAGTCCGAGATCTTTCATTAATTGTAGGATTCGTTCAGGTTCATCTCCTGGGTCAATTATGACCCCCTCGTTTTCTGACTGAAGAATGTAGC containing:
- a CDS encoding M48 family metalloprotease, with the translated sequence MAGLGALKRTMSFTIILVFAIFLGLILVISSFFLDPFTGLVLGLVGALFIILLQYLIGPVIVRATSRLHYLGPGENRWLESKVSQLASKAGVPIPRLAISPDPTPNAFVFGRTSKGATLAVHQGLLQRLDENEIEGVLAHELGHVKHRDFIVVTMISAIPLVAYLIARSVLWGGIASGYSGRSNKNNSAGVLIVVAVVAYAVYILTTLLALRLTRLRESYADAYSAFLTQQPRELESALTKIAYGLSLAPGEPHGARAFFIEDPAQAKQDVASIMDQKSKYDLDKDGVLSERELEAAMAQEAKSNWRKAAELFMTHPPTYRRILMLREIEQDMNSGNFQQNKAYDHV
- the thrC gene encoding threonine synthase, with product MWRYKLQCSECQKDSPASETGFRCKNCGGLLEVKFDLAGKRKPSWDTRQLSVWKYRELLPIEKEDSIISLAEGGTGLHWCQRLGRKLGLKKLYIKNEGENPTGSFKDRGMTVAISKAKELGKKKVLCASTGNTAASLSAYSARAGMECIVIVPKGKVAGGKMLQVTMHGAKIIQVNGDFDQALQTALELANRKKELYLMNSINPYRLEGQKTLAFEISDQLLSKTPDTVILPVGNGGNISAAWKGFTEFQQLSITRTRPRMVGVQAEKAAPIAHAVKNRENKIRPVHNPQTIATAIRIGSPVNWPKVLKAIKESKGTAETVTDPEILHAQQELATLEGIFVEPASAASIAGLKKLRGSGKIDPSETIVCVTTGHGLKDPSVLERLPKSQTGYTFDITNKTSLDALERIV
- a CDS encoding MFS transporter is translated as MLSASRLNFLASIQSLPRDLRLLFLSLFLWTFGLGLYNYIWPLFLRDLQASPNDVGIVFSIGFLALALSMIPGGILANKYELKAILIIGWAMSIPEPLIYYFARTWTDVIPGIILLQLSGFNIPAFNAYIAGSADKAKSASNFGITWASAPLGIVFSPLVGSLLLNWISIRGIFILTFVFFTVSTIVLFLMKPQPPLESDASSRLLEFPRSRREGSLLLYLAGAAVAWSVTAPFIPLYFQDTLSLGPSIILLLGALQSLGAAVFAVVLGRRADARGNGGTMALGLLLSSIGLVGVLLTRNLLFAFPLVFLIGSARAPSLVAYSILSIIRKGASRAGQFGFYLTLESLGFVLGSYIGGSLYSLKPTTNFYATSSLFVALAILAWLSLGRTSDSKQPKRIGDSEVIAVS
- a CDS encoding homoserine kinase, which codes for MVRDQLLSKEELRLGREIETLIPGKAVRVEAYCSTANLGAGFDVFGLALDKFADRVQIRTTSDRNVRIEARGPHSRELPRAPDKNSAGPPAQTLLDRSGAEMGVEITIEKNIPPGLGLGSSGATAAACAKAMNHLLQLDLSNDELVRIASLGEAAASGSAHADNVGASLLGGFVISYGNPLRTVSVKPPTKLSIVVVSPKTRIPKNKTGLARKLVPEKIKVKEAILNIGRASAIALGFAKGDIDLIGSGMEDAIAEPHRERLVPGYKMVKKAALTARASGVAISGAGPSVVAFVDKTKQDPRKIGRVMVKEFSRHHVESTLFVTRSAGKARIIRSD
- a CDS encoding MBL fold metallo-hydrolase, producing MRIHSLVVGRLQTNCYILQSENEGVIIDPGDEPERILQLMKDLGLKPRMIVATHAHFDHVLGVNKIKEELRLPFTIHRGDAEILESMQARVLQFMGFSVPPPPKVDRFLKNGDSMPIGGDVVKLIHTPGHSPGSISIVGQGFVMTGDALFNRSIGRTDLPGGDLDTLVHSITGRLLTLPDDTIVYPGHGPETSIGDEKLANPFVGRMSRRVP
- the msrB gene encoding peptide-methionine (R)-S-oxide reductase MsrB, coding for MKKSEEEWKKQLDTETYQVLRKKATERPFTGKYLHNNERGMYVCAGCGAPLFSSDTKFESGTGWPSFWAAASKENVEEKSDRSLFMNRVEILCKQCGGHLGHVFEDGPQPTGLRYCVNSLSLSFRKTDGKSASAEPKQ
- a CDS encoding ubiquinone/menaquinone biosynthesis methyltransferase produces the protein MYDSKARYVRSLFSKVPLEYDLLLGLLSFGQDRRWRAFVVEQAEPQSDSVVLDVATGTGLLAADFANSIANNGLVVGVDLTLTMLQTAKERLRRKGLTERTDWVLARAENLPFRDDSFRSASISLALRNVSDARLTFREMARATSPGGVVISLDFARPPNRIFRLFYYDYLLGLFPIFGRIVSKAWARTLSYLGRSILKSRSGTQIATLMIEEGVPDTKLVPLTQGIVYAVYGKKR